One Roseomonas gilardii subsp. gilardii genomic region harbors:
- the purU gene encoding formyltetrahydrofolate deformylase, with the protein MTATQYILTLSCPNRPGIVAAVAGCIFEHGGNIREAQQYDDTESTRFFARITLDHPEDRLDLAALRQGFGKVAERFGMSWSLRDRGERQRVMLLVSRFDHCLADILYRWRIGELPMTPTAIVSNHPRETYAHLDFTGIPFHHLPVTKANKREQEERIWSLVRETGTDLVVLARYMQILSDDLAGKLAGRCINIHHSFLPGFKGARPYHQAHARGVKLIGATAHYVTADLDEGPIIEQDVERISHNDTPEDLIRQGRDIERRVLSRALLWQLEGRILLNGSRTVVFRD; encoded by the coding sequence ATGACAGCGACGCAATACATCCTGACCTTGTCCTGCCCGAACCGGCCCGGCATCGTGGCGGCGGTGGCCGGCTGCATCTTCGAACATGGCGGCAATATCCGCGAGGCGCAGCAGTACGACGACACGGAGAGCACCCGCTTCTTCGCGCGCATCACCCTCGACCATCCCGAGGACCGGCTGGACCTGGCGGCGCTGCGGCAGGGCTTCGGCAAGGTCGCGGAACGCTTCGGCATGTCCTGGAGCCTGCGCGACCGGGGCGAGCGGCAGCGCGTCATGCTGCTGGTGTCCCGCTTCGACCACTGCCTCGCCGACATCCTCTACCGCTGGCGCATCGGGGAGCTGCCGATGACCCCGACGGCCATCGTCTCCAACCATCCGCGGGAGACCTACGCGCATCTCGATTTCACCGGCATCCCCTTCCACCACCTGCCGGTGACGAAGGCGAACAAGCGGGAACAGGAGGAGCGGATCTGGTCGCTGGTGCGGGAGACGGGCACGGATCTGGTGGTCCTGGCGCGCTACATGCAGATCCTCTCCGACGACCTCGCCGGGAAGCTGGCGGGGCGCTGCATCAACATCCACCATTCCTTCCTGCCGGGCTTCAAGGGCGCGCGCCCCTATCACCAGGCGCATGCGCGCGGCGTGAAGCTCATCGGCGCCACGGCGCACTACGTCACCGCCGATCTCGACGAGGGCCCCATCATCGAGCAGGACGTGGAGCGCATCAGTCACAACGACACGCCCGAGGACCTGATCCGCCAGGGCCGCGACATCGAGCGCCGCGTCCTGTCCCGCGCCCTGCTCTGGCAGCTCGAAGGGCGCATCCTGCTCAACGGCAGCCGCACGGTGGTGTTCCGGGACTGA
- a CDS encoding nucleotide exchange factor GrpE, which translates to MNNSNWKHPSEAERPGPAHPEDDIAIPAHEAPAQGTAPEAGETVEAFAPQPESERVAALEEELAALRDKWMRAEAEAQNTRNRQRKEVEDARNFAIQKFATDVAEAADNLRRGLDALPQPEPGEPELLSKLRGGFEGVERSFLSILERHGVQRVEAAGQPFDPALHQAMAEQPAPPGVEPGTVIQAWTPAWTLNGRLLRPAMVVVAGKPG; encoded by the coding sequence ATGAACAATTCGAACTGGAAGCACCCTTCCGAGGCTGAGCGGCCCGGCCCGGCCCACCCCGAGGACGACATCGCCATTCCTGCCCACGAAGCGCCGGCCCAGGGCACCGCCCCGGAGGCCGGGGAGACGGTGGAAGCCTTCGCGCCCCAGCCGGAATCGGAGCGCGTCGCGGCGCTGGAGGAGGAGCTGGCCGCCCTGCGCGACAAGTGGATGCGGGCGGAGGCCGAGGCCCAGAACACCCGCAACCGCCAGCGCAAGGAGGTGGAGGACGCCCGCAACTTCGCCATCCAGAAATTCGCCACCGACGTCGCCGAGGCCGCCGACAACCTGCGCCGGGGCCTCGACGCCCTGCCGCAGCCCGAGCCGGGCGAGCCTGAGCTGCTGAGCAAGCTGCGCGGCGGCTTCGAGGGCGTGGAACGCTCCTTCCTCTCCATCCTGGAGCGGCATGGGGTGCAGCGCGTGGAGGCGGCCGGCCAGCCCTTCGACCCGGCGCTGCACCAGGCCATGGCCGAGCAGCCCGCCCCGCCGGGCGTGGAGCCGGGCACGGTGATCCAGGCCTGGACCCCCGCCTGGACGCTGAACGGCCGCCTGCTCCGCCCCGCCATGGTGGTGGTCGCGGGCAAGCCGGGCTGA
- a CDS encoding GNAT family N-acetyltransferase: MEDGGRCLGFLLAFGGLPLRGPNHGWVRRHRRGAVYVDRVAVAAAARGQGIARRLYEDLAAAVLASGRGGLACEVNLDPPNPGSLAFHARLGFRPVGEARDPRNGKRVLYLFREAGPGMALSPPSGVPPRPGPAVSRRNPGG; the protein is encoded by the coding sequence GTGGAGGATGGGGGGAGGTGCCTGGGCTTCCTCCTCGCCTTCGGCGGCCTGCCCCTGCGCGGGCCGAACCATGGCTGGGTGCGTCGCCACCGGCGGGGCGCGGTCTATGTCGATCGCGTGGCCGTCGCCGCCGCCGCCCGCGGCCAGGGCATCGCCCGCCGCCTCTACGAGGATCTGGCGGCGGCCGTGCTGGCCTCCGGACGCGGCGGGCTGGCCTGCGAGGTCAACCTGGACCCGCCCAACCCCGGCAGCCTCGCCTTCCATGCGAGGCTGGGCTTCCGCCCGGTGGGGGAGGCGCGGGACCCGCGGAACGGCAAGCGCGTCCTCTACCTGTTCCGCGAGGCCGGGCCCGGCATGGCCCTTTCCCCGCCTTCCGGGGTGCCGCCCCGGCCCGGACCGGCGGTTTCCCGGCGGAATCCGGGGGGCTGA
- a CDS encoding META domain-containing protein has product MTNRSMPRGRAAFLAVAASGLLGLAACAAPPSGTTQSGTTPPGAQAGSATSPGARPVAATPDQPLEGVAWRLTQLDGQPVPPAQDQRAPYLQFDAQNKRVSGSGGCNRLTGAYLSGPGTLRIGPVASTRMACLGQGAGQRETRFFAVLEATTGYRITGRELTLTDGSGQALAVLEEATLR; this is encoded by the coding sequence ATGACGAACCGATCCATGCCGCGCGGCCGCGCCGCGTTCCTGGCTGTCGCGGCGAGCGGGCTGCTCGGCCTCGCCGCCTGTGCCGCGCCGCCCTCCGGCACCACCCAATCTGGCACCACCCCGCCTGGGGCGCAGGCCGGTTCCGCGACATCGCCGGGAGCCCGCCCCGTGGCCGCCACGCCGGACCAGCCCCTGGAAGGCGTCGCCTGGCGCCTGACGCAACTGGACGGGCAGCCCGTCCCCCCTGCGCAGGACCAGCGCGCGCCCTATCTGCAGTTCGATGCGCAGAACAAGCGGGTCTCCGGCTCCGGAGGCTGCAACCGCCTGACCGGCGCCTATCTGTCCGGCCCGGGCACGCTGCGGATCGGCCCCGTGGCCAGCACCCGCATGGCCTGCCTCGGCCAGGGCGCGGGACAGCGCGAGACGCGCTTCTTCGCCGTGCTGGAAGCGACCACCGGCTACCGCATCACGGGGCGCGAGCTGACCCTGACCGATGGCAGCGGCCAGGCCCTGGCCGTGCTGGAGGAAGCGACGCTGCGCTGA
- the dnaJ gene encoding molecular chaperone DnaJ, with the protein MAKRDYYEILGCARDAGEDELKKAYRKLAMKYHPDRNQGDKSAETRFKELNEAYDVLKDAEKRAAYDRYGHAAFEGGGGGGAGGFGGGFSGSPFEDIFEQMFGANFGGGAGGARGRGGAAAGRGSDLRTSIEITLEEAFAGVKKTIRVPSSVACEACDGSGAEGGKASVQTCATCHGAGKVRAQQGFFLVERTCPTCGGTGRTVKNPCKVCQGAGRVQRDRTLNVTVPAGVEDGTRIRLSGEGEAGLRGAPSGDLYVDIGVRTHPLFVRDGNNIFVRVPLRMTQAALGGAVEVPTIDGGRARVTIPQGTQAGDQFRLRGKGFSVLRSAARGDMYVQVSVETPQNLSPRQRELLEQFEAEAREGDRSSPESEGFFAKVKEFWDGLGR; encoded by the coding sequence ATGGCAAAGCGCGATTACTACGAGATTCTGGGTTGCGCCCGTGACGCGGGCGAGGACGAGCTGAAGAAGGCCTATCGCAAGCTCGCCATGAAGTACCATCCGGACCGCAACCAGGGCGACAAGAGCGCCGAGACGCGGTTCAAGGAGCTCAACGAGGCTTACGACGTCCTCAAGGATGCCGAGAAGCGCGCCGCCTATGACCGCTATGGCCATGCCGCCTTCGAGGGCGGCGGTGGCGGCGGGGCCGGGGGCTTCGGCGGCGGCTTCTCCGGCTCGCCCTTTGAGGACATCTTCGAGCAGATGTTCGGCGCCAATTTCGGCGGCGGTGCCGGCGGCGCCCGTGGCCGGGGCGGCGCGGCGGCGGGCCGTGGCTCGGACCTGCGCACCAGCATCGAGATCACCCTCGAGGAAGCCTTCGCCGGGGTCAAGAAGACCATCCGCGTGCCCAGCTCCGTGGCCTGCGAGGCCTGCGACGGCTCGGGCGCCGAGGGCGGCAAGGCCTCCGTGCAGACCTGCGCGACCTGCCATGGCGCGGGCAAGGTCCGGGCGCAGCAGGGCTTCTTCCTGGTGGAGCGCACCTGCCCGACCTGCGGCGGCACCGGCCGCACGGTGAAGAACCCCTGCAAGGTCTGCCAGGGCGCCGGCCGCGTGCAGCGCGACCGCACCCTGAACGTCACCGTCCCGGCGGGTGTCGAGGACGGCACGCGCATCCGCCTGTCCGGCGAGGGCGAGGCGGGGCTGCGTGGCGCGCCCTCGGGCGACCTCTATGTGGATATCGGCGTGCGCACGCATCCGCTCTTCGTGCGCGACGGCAACAACATCTTCGTCCGCGTGCCGCTGCGCATGACCCAGGCGGCGCTGGGCGGGGCGGTCGAGGTGCCGACCATCGACGGCGGCCGCGCCCGCGTCACCATCCCGCAGGGAACCCAGGCGGGCGATCAGTTCCGCCTGCGCGGCAAGGGCTTCTCCGTGCTCCGCTCGGCGGCGCGCGGCGACATGTATGTCCAGGTCAGCGTCGAGACGCCGCAGAACCTCTCCCCTCGCCAGCGCGAGCTGCTGGAGCAGTTCGAGGCTGAGGCGCGGGAGGGCGACCGGTCCTCGCCGGAATCCGAGGGCTTCTTCGCCAAGGTGAAGGAGTTCTGGGACGGCCTGGGCCGCTAA
- a CDS encoding GDSL-type esterase/lipase family protein has product MKRRTLALGAPGLILAATGVAEAQGSVSGNPPAPRPDAARPASAALPAPPVAGGAGSWVTSWAASVQGPYPAGNPSAQPDQRFAIPEPAQGLRDQTLRLVLRPTVWGSQARLRFSNAFGTRPLRIEDVHAGLQLGGAALLPGSNRPVRFGGETGVTIPPGGQAWSDPVALSLPGDAASPLLAGRKLAVSLHLPGQTGPMTWHAKAMQTSYLSPPGAGSRGAEEGEAAFPYSVASWFFLDAVDMAAPAGTPVVVCLGDSITDGTASTMNGDDRWPDVLWRRLAAASERPVAVVNAGIGGNQVAGPPEYGPEKPFAGGPSALSRLERDVISLSGVTAVIWLEGINDFSRNGNASLDTVRDAMREGVRRLRAGIPGLRVIGATLPSALGSSSAAHGHAEQDEKRRGLNAFIRDSGLFDAVADFERVTLDPATGGLRPEMVPESTTGGPGDKLHPNRAGYLAMGTSIAPELLLPKR; this is encoded by the coding sequence ATGAAACGCCGCACACTCGCCCTCGGGGCGCCGGGCCTGATCCTCGCCGCCACGGGCGTGGCGGAAGCGCAGGGCAGCGTTTCCGGGAATCCGCCCGCGCCGCGCCCGGATGCCGCCCGTCCCGCCTCGGCCGCCCTGCCGGCGCCGCCGGTCGCGGGCGGCGCGGGGTCCTGGGTGACGAGCTGGGCCGCCTCGGTCCAGGGACCCTATCCGGCGGGCAATCCCTCGGCCCAGCCGGACCAGCGCTTCGCCATCCCGGAACCGGCGCAGGGCCTGCGCGACCAGACGCTGCGGCTGGTTCTGCGGCCCACGGTCTGGGGCTCCCAGGCGCGGCTGCGCTTCTCCAACGCCTTCGGCACCCGTCCCCTGCGGATCGAGGATGTGCATGCCGGGCTGCAGCTCGGCGGCGCGGCGCTTCTGCCCGGCAGCAACCGCCCGGTGCGCTTCGGCGGCGAGACGGGCGTGACGATCCCGCCCGGCGGGCAGGCCTGGTCGGACCCGGTGGCGCTGTCCCTGCCCGGCGACGCGGCCTCCCCGCTGCTGGCCGGGCGCAAGCTGGCCGTCTCCCTCCACCTCCCCGGCCAGACCGGGCCGATGACCTGGCACGCCAAGGCGATGCAGACCTCCTACCTCTCCCCACCCGGCGCCGGATCGCGGGGCGCGGAGGAGGGCGAGGCCGCCTTCCCCTATTCCGTGGCCTCCTGGTTCTTCCTCGACGCGGTGGACATGGCGGCGCCGGCCGGCACGCCCGTGGTGGTCTGCCTCGGCGATTCCATCACCGACGGCACCGCCTCCACCATGAATGGCGACGACCGCTGGCCGGACGTGCTGTGGCGGCGCCTCGCCGCGGCGTCGGAGCGGCCGGTCGCGGTGGTGAATGCCGGGATCGGCGGCAACCAGGTGGCCGGCCCGCCGGAATACGGGCCGGAAAAGCCCTTCGCCGGCGGCCCCTCCGCCCTGTCGCGGCTGGAGCGGGACGTCATCTCCCTGTCCGGGGTGACGGCGGTGATCTGGCTGGAGGGCATCAACGACTTCAGCCGCAACGGCAATGCCTCGCTCGACACGGTGCGCGACGCGATGCGGGAAGGCGTGCGCCGGCTGCGCGCCGGCATCCCCGGCCTGCGGGTGATCGGCGCCACGCTGCCCTCCGCGCTGGGCAGCAGCAGCGCCGCGCATGGCCATGCCGAACAGGACGAGAAGCGGCGCGGGCTGAACGCCTTCATCCGCGATTCCGGCCTGTTCGACGCGGTGGCGGATTTCGAGCGCGTCACGCTCGACCCCGCGACCGGCGGGCTGCGGCCGGAGATGGTGCCGGAATCCACCACCGGCGGCCCGGGCGACAAGCTGCACCCGAACCGCGCCGGCTATCTCGCCATGGGGACGAGCATCGCGCCGGAACTGCTCCTGCCGAAGCGCTGA
- a CDS encoding 4Fe-4S dicluster domain-containing protein, whose translation MLPLPPLNGISAEAREGGPVMSRRRAGLALLGTALGLTACGEPAEEIVPYVEQPENVVPGVPMRYATALTLNGYARGVIATCFEGRPVKLEGNAAHPGSLGGTDAFTEAAILSLYDPDRSRAVRQGIRIAPREALFSALLPQLRKAEARGGAGLHLLTGHLTSPTLLRLIGELRARFPGLRWHAHEPAGEENARAGAALAFGRPLDALPRLDRATTILALDADPLGPGPDQPRHARGFARHRQARGGRGEDFSRLYVAESVPSLTGAKADHRLALPPAGLRDLAIALAAGLGAPLEAPALDPAMARWLEAALADLRARPGEGLVLAGPWQPPEVQALVHWANHRLGAPVEYREPLGAQAPEDLAALAEALRDGSAETLLILDRNPAYDAPADLGFAEALGKSGAFTLHLGGSFDETAAACRWHVPMTHPLEDWGDARATDGTVNLAQPLIKPLHDTVSPVQALAALLGRLGSDPQAELRATWQGVVPEAEFETWWRQALHDGVVPDSAPAPVMPPEPRLPELRAMPLEAGLVLALRPDPACWDGRFANNAWLQECPKPLTRQVWGNALLLAPEEARRRGLEAGDMVALDWRGRHLEAPALPLPGMAPGVAALSLGHGRQRAGSIGDGLGANAYALRDSAAPWGGAGLALAKTGHRGEVLRPLDAHGLEGDRHSLFRAFGLGELAGREAPPQATPPSLLPGNRPTGARAESVPASHPQWAMVIDTTLCIGCNACVIACQAENSVPVVGPEEVARGRHMAWLRVDTYWQSEAEADPRPGFQPVPCMHCEQAPCEPVCPVAASVHDSEGLNVQVYNRCIGTRFCQGNCPYKVRRFNFFGYNDGQEYKNLGDPVVAAQHNPEVTVRARGVMEKCTYCTQRISAARRAAEKEDRPLHADEVRTACQNACPAQAISFGDLTAAGSAVAALRREPQHYALLGELGTRPRTTYLGAVRNAHPGLEDGA comes from the coding sequence ATGCTCCCGCTGCCACCGCTGAACGGCATTTCCGCCGAGGCCCGCGAGGGCGGGCCGGTGATGAGCCGGCGCCGGGCCGGGCTCGCGCTGCTGGGCACGGCGCTGGGCCTCACCGCCTGTGGCGAGCCGGCGGAGGAGATCGTCCCCTATGTGGAGCAGCCGGAGAACGTCGTCCCCGGCGTGCCGATGCGCTATGCCACGGCGCTGACGCTGAACGGCTACGCGCGCGGCGTGATCGCCACCTGCTTCGAGGGCCGCCCGGTGAAGCTGGAAGGCAATGCCGCGCATCCCGGCAGCCTCGGCGGCACCGATGCCTTCACCGAGGCGGCGATCCTGTCGCTCTACGATCCGGACCGTTCCCGCGCCGTGCGTCAGGGCATCCGGATCGCGCCGCGCGAGGCGCTCTTTTCCGCCCTGCTGCCGCAGCTCCGCAAGGCGGAGGCGCGGGGCGGCGCCGGGCTGCACCTGCTGACGGGGCACCTCACCTCGCCCACCCTGCTGCGGCTGATCGGCGAATTGCGCGCCCGCTTCCCGGGCCTGCGCTGGCACGCGCATGAACCGGCGGGGGAGGAGAACGCGCGCGCGGGCGCCGCACTGGCCTTCGGGCGGCCGCTCGATGCCCTGCCGCGCCTGGACCGGGCCACCACCATCCTGGCGCTGGATGCCGATCCGCTCGGCCCCGGGCCGGACCAGCCGCGCCATGCGCGCGGCTTCGCCCGGCACCGGCAGGCACGGGGCGGGCGGGGCGAGGACTTCTCGCGCCTCTATGTCGCGGAATCCGTGCCCAGCCTGACGGGCGCCAAGGCGGATCACCGCCTCGCCCTGCCGCCCGCCGGGCTGCGGGACCTCGCCATCGCCCTGGCCGCCGGGCTGGGGGCCCCATTGGAGGCTCCGGCCCTGGACCCCGCCATGGCGCGCTGGCTGGAGGCCGCGCTGGCGGATCTGCGGGCGCGGCCCGGGGAAGGGCTGGTCCTGGCCGGCCCCTGGCAGCCGCCGGAGGTGCAGGCGCTGGTGCACTGGGCCAACCACCGGCTCGGCGCCCCGGTCGAGTACCGCGAACCCCTGGGGGCGCAGGCGCCGGAGGATCTCGCCGCGCTGGCGGAGGCGCTGCGCGACGGATCGGCGGAGACGCTGCTGATCCTGGACCGCAACCCCGCCTATGACGCCCCCGCCGATCTCGGCTTCGCGGAGGCGCTGGGGAAGAGCGGTGCCTTCACCCTGCATCTGGGCGGCTCTTTCGACGAGACCGCCGCCGCCTGCCGGTGGCATGTGCCGATGACACATCCGCTGGAGGACTGGGGCGATGCCCGGGCCACGGATGGCACGGTCAACCTCGCGCAGCCGCTGATCAAGCCGCTCCACGACACGGTCTCGCCTGTCCAGGCCCTGGCGGCGCTGCTCGGGCGGCTCGGCAGCGACCCACAGGCGGAACTCCGCGCCACCTGGCAGGGGGTGGTGCCCGAGGCGGAATTCGAGACCTGGTGGCGGCAGGCCCTGCATGACGGGGTGGTGCCGGACAGCGCGCCCGCCCCGGTGATGCCGCCGGAGCCACGCCTGCCGGAACTGCGCGCCATGCCGCTGGAGGCCGGGCTGGTCCTCGCGCTGCGACCCGACCCCGCCTGCTGGGACGGACGCTTCGCCAACAATGCCTGGCTGCAGGAATGCCCGAAGCCGCTGACCCGGCAGGTCTGGGGCAATGCGCTGCTGCTGGCGCCGGAGGAAGCCCGGCGGCGCGGCCTGGAGGCGGGCGACATGGTGGCGCTGGACTGGCGCGGGCGGCATCTGGAGGCACCGGCCCTGCCGCTGCCCGGCATGGCGCCGGGCGTGGCGGCGCTGAGCCTCGGCCACGGACGGCAGCGGGCGGGCTCGATCGGCGACGGGCTGGGCGCGAATGCCTATGCGCTGCGGGACAGCGCGGCGCCCTGGGGCGGGGCGGGCCTCGCCCTGGCGAAGACCGGCCATCGTGGCGAGGTCCTGCGCCCGCTGGACGCGCATGGGCTGGAAGGCGACCGGCACAGCCTGTTCCGCGCCTTCGGCCTGGGGGAACTGGCCGGGCGGGAGGCGCCGCCGCAGGCCACGCCACCCAGCCTGCTGCCCGGCAACCGGCCCACGGGGGCGCGTGCGGAGAGTGTGCCGGCCAGCCACCCGCAATGGGCCATGGTGATCGACACGACGCTCTGCATCGGCTGCAACGCCTGCGTCATCGCCTGCCAGGCGGAGAACAGCGTGCCCGTGGTCGGGCCGGAGGAGGTGGCGCGGGGCCGCCACATGGCCTGGCTGCGCGTGGACACCTACTGGCAGAGCGAGGCGGAGGCGGACCCGCGCCCCGGCTTCCAGCCCGTGCCCTGCATGCATTGCGAGCAGGCGCCCTGCGAGCCGGTCTGCCCCGTCGCCGCCTCCGTGCATGACAGCGAGGGGCTGAACGTGCAGGTCTACAACCGCTGCATCGGCACGCGCTTCTGCCAGGGCAACTGCCCCTACAAGGTCCGGCGCTTCAACTTCTTCGGCTACAACGACGGCCAGGAATACAAGAACCTCGGCGACCCGGTGGTGGCGGCGCAGCACAATCCGGAGGTGACGGTGCGGGCGCGCGGGGTGATGGAGAAATGCACCTACTGCACCCAGCGCATCAGCGCCGCCCGCCGCGCCGCGGAGAAGGAGGACCGGCCGCTCCACGCCGACGAGGTGCGCACCGCCTGCCAGAATGCCTGCCCGGCCCAGGCCATCAGCTTCGGCGACCTGACGGCGGCAGGCTCCGCCGTGGCGGCGCTGCGGCGGGAGCCGCAGCACTACGCCCTGCTGGGTGAGCTGGGGACGCGGCCGCGCACCACCTATCTCGGCGCCGTCCGCAACGCCCATCCGGGGCTGGAGGACGGGGCATGA
- a CDS encoding cytochrome c3 family protein, with amino-acid sequence MPQIFSPQADTLARAGLLSVLLSILGGLGLLLWLPFTAHVTRQDLVVEQPVQFSHAHHVGSLGLDCRYCHTTVAESRFAGMPPTETCMTCHSQIWTDAAILAPVRESLAKHVPIAWQRVHRLPDYVFFDHSVHVRNGVGCATCHGEIDRMPQVRQVAPLTMGWCLDCHRDPAPNLRPEDAITRMDWTPPADRRRQGEALIRHYMIQTEGLTECSRCHR; translated from the coding sequence ATGCCGCAGATCTTCTCCCCGCAGGCCGATACGCTGGCCCGTGCCGGGCTCCTGTCTGTCCTTTTGTCCATCCTGGGCGGGCTCGGCCTGCTGCTCTGGCTGCCCTTCACCGCGCATGTGACGCGGCAGGATCTGGTGGTGGAACAGCCCGTGCAGTTCAGCCACGCGCATCATGTCGGCAGCCTTGGCCTCGACTGCCGCTACTGCCACACCACCGTCGCGGAATCCCGCTTCGCCGGCATGCCGCCGACGGAAACCTGCATGACCTGCCATTCGCAGATCTGGACCGATGCCGCGATCCTGGCGCCGGTGCGCGAAAGTCTCGCGAAGCATGTGCCGATCGCCTGGCAGCGCGTCCACCGCCTGCCGGACTACGTCTTCTTCGACCACAGCGTGCATGTGCGCAACGGCGTCGGCTGCGCCACCTGCCATGGCGAGATCGACCGGATGCCGCAAGTCCGGCAGGTGGCGCCGCTGACCATGGGCTGGTGCCTGGACTGCCACCGCGACCCGGCGCCGAACCTGCGGCCGGAGGATGCCATCACCCGTATGGACTGGACGCCGCCCGCCGACCGGCGGCGGCAGGGGGAGGCGCTGATCCGCCATTACATGATCCAGACGGAGGGGCTGACGGAATGCTCCCGCTGCCACCGCTGA